One window from the genome of Streptomyces sp. NBC_00708 encodes:
- a CDS encoding MFS transporter translates to MSSRPRAAWPLVAVFTAGYLAAYLLPTIVGRLSVYLGLSTAQAGLVGSALLLSSASAGFTLAGRVETYGPCRPARVGLILCVVGYGCAALAGSVPLVVAGAVVGGLGSGTATAVAAAGIAAQHDPHRTSSLGLLSVSATAGALYLTVPHLGGGHRLPFASIALVALLVWPATSRLGGSAREDQAGPAVPAGRLPHRRSGLVLAGGMLVWSMAQNALWGVSSRIGVDQVGLSEVTIGAVFAAALGAGLLGVMGAGVLGSKLGRAVPIGVGTAVIAGSIVLSSSAGSLGSFATGEILWNTVYPVVLSYLIGLAASLDVRGRWAVLAGSASSVGVACGPVLGSVLSEAAGYPGMGLVLGVTTLLIALPVTAVALHTGGRPLVPGSVRRRGGAPAALLAVTTGAVPGAVPKVGAPEQAVTELSIPALRRRRLGRNAFRTAGPEGGQSNAYASTSDR, encoded by the coding sequence ATGTCCTCGCGCCCTCGCGCCGCGTGGCCCCTGGTCGCCGTGTTCACCGCCGGTTACCTCGCCGCCTACCTCCTCCCCACGATCGTGGGACGGCTCTCCGTCTATCTGGGTCTCAGCACGGCCCAGGCCGGGCTCGTCGGCAGTGCGCTGCTGCTGAGCTCGGCCTCCGCCGGCTTCACCCTGGCGGGACGCGTGGAGACGTACGGGCCGTGCAGACCGGCACGTGTGGGACTGATCCTGTGCGTGGTGGGGTACGGCTGCGCGGCGCTGGCCGGGTCCGTGCCGCTGGTGGTCGCCGGCGCGGTGGTCGGCGGCCTCGGTTCCGGCACGGCGACCGCCGTCGCGGCGGCGGGCATCGCCGCCCAGCACGATCCGCACCGCACCTCGTCCCTGGGGCTGCTGAGCGTCTCGGCGACCGCGGGCGCCCTGTACCTGACGGTCCCGCACCTGGGCGGCGGCCACCGGCTGCCGTTCGCCTCGATCGCCCTGGTCGCGCTCCTGGTGTGGCCGGCCACCTCCCGGCTCGGCGGCTCGGCCCGCGAGGACCAGGCCGGACCGGCCGTCCCCGCCGGCCGGCTGCCGCACCGCCGCTCCGGCCTGGTGCTCGCGGGCGGCATGCTCGTCTGGTCGATGGCGCAGAACGCGCTGTGGGGCGTCAGCAGCCGGATCGGCGTGGACCAGGTCGGGCTGTCCGAGGTGACCATCGGCGCCGTGTTCGCCGCCGCGCTCGGCGCGGGGCTGCTCGGCGTGATGGGCGCCGGGGTGCTCGGCTCCAAGCTCGGCCGGGCGGTCCCGATCGGCGTGGGCACCGCGGTCATCGCGGGAAGCATCGTGCTCAGCTCATCCGCCGGGAGCCTCGGCTCCTTCGCGACCGGCGAGATCCTGTGGAACACCGTCTACCCGGTGGTCCTCTCGTACCTGATCGGCCTGGCCGCCTCCCTCGACGTACGCGGTCGCTGGGCGGTCCTCGCGGGGTCCGCCTCGTCCGTCGGCGTCGCCTGCGGACCGGTGCTCGGCAGTGTGCTGTCGGAGGCGGCCGGCTATCCGGGGATGGGCCTGGTCCTGGGCGTGACGACGCTGCTGATAGCGCTCCCGGTGACAGCCGTTGCCCTGCACACCGGCGGCCGTCCGCTGGTGCCCGGTTCGGTACGCCGCCGGGGCGGTGCGCCGGCCGCGCTGCTCGCCGTCACCACGGGTGCGGTGCCCGGGGCCGTGCCCAAGGTGGGCGCGCCCGAGCAGGCCGTCACGGAACTCAGCATCCCGGCCCTGCGCCGCAGGCGCCTGGGCAGGAACGCGTTCCGCACGGCCGGCCCGGAGGGCGGTCAGTCGAACGCGTACGCCTCGACCTCCGACAGGTAG
- a CDS encoding adenosine deaminase, translated as MHLPKAELHLHIEGTLEPELAFALAARNGVTLPYADTEALRTAYLFEDLQSFLDLYYALMAVLRTEDDFAELADAYLARAAAQGVRHAEIFFDPQAHTARGVPIGTVVEGLGRALERSEEKHGISTQLIMCFLRDQSADSALETLEAARPHLHRISAVGLDSAEVGHPPAKFREVYERAGELGLRKVAHAGEEGPPSYIREALDVLGVERIDHGLRCMEDPDLVKRLVAERVPLTLCPLSNVRLRAIDTLEQHPLPAMMDAGLLCTVNSDDPAYFGGYVGDTFHAVHEALGLDREQLRTLARNSFEAAFLDHDEERRARYLSEVEAYAFD; from the coding sequence GTGCACCTCCCCAAAGCGGAACTCCACCTCCACATCGAGGGAACCCTCGAACCGGAACTGGCCTTCGCGCTCGCCGCGCGCAACGGCGTGACCCTGCCGTACGCGGACACCGAGGCCCTGCGCACCGCGTACCTCTTCGAGGACCTGCAGAGCTTCCTGGACCTCTACTACGCGCTGATGGCGGTGCTGCGGACCGAGGACGACTTCGCCGAGCTCGCCGACGCCTACCTCGCCCGCGCCGCCGCCCAGGGCGTGCGCCACGCCGAGATCTTCTTCGACCCGCAGGCCCACACCGCACGTGGCGTGCCCATCGGCACCGTCGTCGAGGGCCTGGGCCGGGCGCTGGAGCGCAGCGAGGAGAAGCACGGCATCTCCACCCAGCTGATCATGTGCTTCTTGCGCGACCAGTCCGCCGATTCGGCCCTGGAGACCCTGGAGGCGGCCCGGCCGCACCTGCACCGGATCAGCGCCGTCGGCCTGGACTCCGCCGAGGTCGGTCATCCGCCCGCGAAGTTCCGCGAGGTGTACGAACGGGCCGGGGAGCTCGGGCTGCGCAAGGTTGCCCACGCGGGGGAGGAGGGGCCGCCCTCCTACATCCGCGAGGCGCTCGACGTGCTGGGCGTGGAGCGGATCGACCACGGGCTGCGCTGCATGGAGGACCCGGACCTGGTGAAGCGGCTGGTCGCGGAGCGCGTACCACTGACGCTGTGCCCGCTGTCCAACGTACGGCTGCGCGCGATCGACACCCTGGAGCAGCACCCGCTGCCGGCCATGATGGACGCCGGGCTGCTCTGCACGGTGAACTCCGACGACCCCGCCTACTTCGGCGGGTACGTCGGAGACACCTTCCACGCCGTGCACGAGGCGCTCGGGCTGGACCGCGAGCAGCTGCGCACGTTGGCCCGCAACTCCTTCGAGGCGGCCTTCCTCGACCACGACGAGGAGCGCAGGGCGCGCTACCTGTCGGAGGTCGAGGCGTACGCGTTCGACTGA
- a CDS encoding ribonuclease Z — MSARELVVLGTASQVPTRHRNHNGYLLRWDGEGILFDPGEGTQRQMLRAGVAAHDINRICVTHFHGDHSLGLAGVIQRINLDQVPHPVTAHYPASGQHFFDRLRYATAYRETVKLTEAPVAADGPLATTPAYTLDSHRLSHPVESYGYRLTEPDGRRMLPAKLAEHGIAGPDVGRLRREGALGGVTLEDVSEHRRGQRFAFIMDTRLCDGVYALAEGCDLLAIESTFLDEDRKLAQDHGHLTAAQAATVAREAGVRHLVLTHFSQRYPEPEAFEAEARGAGYEGELTVAEDLMRVPVPSRHP; from the coding sequence ATGTCCGCCCGTGAACTCGTCGTGCTCGGGACCGCCAGCCAGGTCCCGACCCGGCACCGCAACCACAACGGCTATCTGCTGCGCTGGGACGGCGAGGGCATCCTCTTCGACCCCGGCGAGGGCACCCAGCGCCAGATGCTGCGGGCCGGGGTCGCCGCGCACGACATCAACCGGATCTGCGTCACGCACTTCCACGGCGACCACTCGCTGGGCCTGGCCGGGGTGATCCAGCGGATCAACCTCGACCAGGTCCCGCACCCGGTGACCGCCCACTACCCGGCGAGCGGGCAGCACTTCTTCGACCGGCTGCGGTACGCCACCGCCTACCGCGAGACCGTGAAGCTGACCGAGGCCCCGGTCGCCGCCGACGGACCGCTGGCCACCACCCCGGCGTACACGCTCGACAGCCACCGGCTCTCGCACCCCGTCGAGTCGTACGGCTACCGGCTCACCGAGCCCGACGGGCGGCGCATGCTGCCCGCGAAGCTCGCCGAGCACGGCATCGCGGGGCCGGACGTCGGACGCCTCCGGCGCGAGGGCGCGCTCGGCGGGGTCACGCTCGAGGACGTCTCCGAGCACAGGCGCGGACAGCGGTTCGCGTTCATCATGGACACCAGGCTCTGCGACGGCGTGTACGCCCTCGCCGAGGGGTGCGACCTGCTGGCCATCGAGTCGACCTTCCTCGACGAGGACCGCAAGCTGGCCCAGGACCACGGCCACCTGACCGCGGCCCAGGCGGCCACGGTCGCCCGGGAGGCGGGTGTACGCCATCTCGTCCTCACGCACTTCTCCCAGCGCTACCCGGAGCCGGAGGCCTTCGAGGCCGAGGCGAGGGGGGCCGGGTACGAGGGCGAGCTGACCGTCGCCGAGGATCTGATGCGGGTACCGGTCCCGAGCCGTCACCCGTAA
- a CDS encoding histidine triad nucleotide-binding protein, whose translation MAGEPQPDCLFCKIVSGEIPATIVRETDTTVAFRDINPQAPTHVLVIPRLHYPDAASLGAAAPQALADVLCEAGNVAADEKIDETGYRVVFNTGAGAGQTVFHAHAHVLGGRGLEWPPG comes from the coding sequence ATGGCAGGAGAACCGCAGCCCGACTGCCTGTTCTGCAAGATCGTCTCGGGCGAGATCCCGGCCACCATCGTCCGGGAGACCGACACCACCGTCGCCTTCCGCGACATCAACCCCCAGGCCCCCACCCACGTCCTCGTCATCCCGCGCCTGCACTACCCGGACGCCGCCTCCCTCGGCGCCGCCGCACCGCAGGCGCTCGCCGACGTGCTGTGCGAGGCGGGCAACGTCGCCGCCGACGAAAAGATCGACGAGACCGGCTACCGGGTCGTGTTCAACACCGGCGCCGGTGCCGGCCAGACCGTCTTCCACGCGCACGCCCACGTCCTGGGCGGCCGAGGCCTGGAATGGCCCCCCGGGTAG
- a CDS encoding PDZ domain-containing protein: protein MTQPSYLRYPHVQGDLIAFTAEDDVWLAPLDGGRAWRVSADNRPVTQPRISPDGTLVAWTSTRDGAPEVHLAPADGGPSRRLTHWGDTRTTVRGWTPEGDVLVTSTQGQVSLRRTWAWAVPVDGGPARTLPYGPVGSLAYGPGGRVLLLSATMGREAATWKRYRGGTAGKLWIAAEDDPLEFARVHEDLDGNLECPMWVGERIAFLSDHEGVGALYSSLPDGTDLRRHTPVDGFYARHATTDGTRVAYASAGELWLLDSLEGDEPRRVEIRLGGQRADLQPYPLHADSHLTSASPDRTGRGSAVLSRGAVHWVTHREGPARALAADPGVRARLPRTFQADGDQHVVWVTDAEGDDALEIAPATGTAPGAGPRRLAAGRIGRVLDLAPAPDGSRFAVAAHDGRVLIVERESGEIHEVDRSENGDASGLAWSPDSAWLAWSHPGPEPLSQLKLAHIADLSVSEATPLRFRDFAPAFTADGKHLAFLSERAFDPIYDAHVFDMAFIGSCRPHLLTLAATTPSPFGPQLHGRPTEKEKGGDGEDNPTALPITRIDLDGLADRIVPLPVDAAVYSSLRAARDGLLWLRHPLTGVLGTSGAGPDARRPDTVLERYDLEKLRCEELTSDVSRFAVSGDGKRLAIVHHGKLSVVPSDSRVPAGDDDHDDAVTVDLSRIRRTLDPAAEWRQMYDEAGRIMRDNFWRADMGGVDWDGVLERYRPALERVATHDDLIDLLWEIQGELGTSHAYVTPPGGWRDEAARQGLLGADLSRAEDGSWRIDRVLPSETSDPAARSPLAAPGVAVRTGDAILAVDGHPVDPLTGPAPLLTGSAGKPVELTVSPADGGDRRHVVVVPVADEEALRYHAWVAGRRAYVHERSGGRLGYLHVPDMVGGGWAQIHRDLRTEMAREGLVVDVRENRGGHTSQLVVEKLARRIVGWDLPRDMRPYSYPGDAPRGPVVAVANEFSGSDGDIVNAAIKALKIGPVVGVRTWGGVIGIDSRYRLVDGTLVTQPKYAFWLEGYGWGVENHGVDPDVEVVMTPRDHAEGRDPQLDEAIRLALESLERVPAKAAPELPGLPG from the coding sequence GTGACACAGCCTTCCTACCTCCGGTACCCCCATGTCCAGGGTGACTTGATCGCCTTCACCGCCGAGGACGACGTCTGGCTCGCCCCGCTCGACGGCGGCCGGGCATGGCGGGTCAGCGCAGACAACCGTCCCGTGACCCAGCCGCGTATATCGCCCGACGGCACCCTCGTCGCCTGGACGTCCACCCGTGACGGGGCGCCCGAAGTGCACCTCGCACCCGCAGACGGCGGACCCTCACGCCGGCTCACCCACTGGGGGGACACCCGCACCACCGTGCGCGGCTGGACCCCCGAAGGGGACGTACTGGTCACCAGCACCCAGGGCCAGGTCTCGCTGCGCCGCACCTGGGCATGGGCCGTCCCGGTCGACGGCGGACCCGCGCGGACCCTCCCGTACGGCCCCGTCGGCTCCCTCGCGTACGGGCCCGGCGGACGCGTCCTGCTGCTCTCGGCCACCATGGGGCGCGAGGCCGCCACCTGGAAGCGCTACCGGGGCGGTACGGCCGGCAAGCTCTGGATCGCGGCCGAGGACGACCCGCTGGAGTTCGCCCGGGTCCACGAGGACCTCGACGGGAACCTGGAGTGCCCGATGTGGGTGGGGGAGCGCATCGCGTTCCTCTCCGACCACGAGGGTGTCGGCGCCCTCTACTCCTCGCTGCCCGACGGCACGGACCTGCGCCGGCACACCCCCGTCGACGGCTTCTACGCGCGCCACGCCACCACGGACGGCACCCGCGTCGCCTACGCCTCCGCCGGTGAACTCTGGCTCCTGGACAGCCTGGAGGGCGACGAGCCCCGCCGCGTCGAGATCCGGCTCGGCGGCCAGCGCGCCGACCTCCAGCCCTACCCGCTGCACGCCGACAGCCATCTGACCAGCGCGTCGCCCGACCGCACCGGCCGCGGCAGCGCCGTCCTGTCACGGGGCGCCGTCCACTGGGTCACCCACCGCGAGGGCCCGGCCCGCGCGCTCGCCGCCGACCCCGGTGTGCGGGCCAGGCTGCCGCGCACCTTCCAGGCCGACGGCGACCAGCACGTCGTCTGGGTCACCGACGCCGAGGGCGACGACGCGCTGGAGATCGCCCCCGCCACGGGCACCGCGCCCGGCGCCGGGCCCCGCCGCCTCGCGGCCGGCCGGATCGGCCGCGTCCTGGACCTCGCCCCGGCCCCCGACGGCAGCCGGTTCGCGGTCGCCGCGCACGACGGCCGGGTGCTGATCGTCGAACGGGAGAGCGGCGAGATCCACGAGGTGGACCGCAGCGAGAACGGCGACGCCTCCGGCCTCGCCTGGTCGCCCGACTCCGCCTGGCTCGCCTGGTCGCACCCCGGCCCCGAGCCGCTCAGCCAGCTCAAGCTGGCCCACATCGCGGACCTCTCGGTCTCCGAGGCCACCCCGCTGCGGTTCCGGGACTTCGCGCCGGCCTTCACCGCCGACGGGAAGCACCTGGCCTTCCTCTCCGAGCGGGCCTTCGACCCCATCTACGACGCGCACGTCTTCGACATGGCGTTCATCGGCTCCTGCCGGCCGCACCTGCTGACGCTCGCGGCGACCACGCCCTCGCCGTTCGGTCCGCAGCTGCACGGGCGGCCCACCGAGAAGGAGAAGGGCGGCGACGGCGAGGACAACCCCACCGCGCTCCCGATCACCCGCATCGACCTGGACGGCCTCGCCGACCGGATCGTGCCCCTTCCCGTCGACGCGGCCGTCTACTCCTCGCTCAGGGCCGCGCGGGACGGGCTGCTCTGGCTGCGCCACCCGCTCACCGGGGTCCTGGGCACCAGCGGCGCCGGCCCGGACGCGCGGCGCCCGGACACCGTCCTGGAGCGGTACGACCTGGAGAAGCTGCGCTGCGAGGAACTCACCTCCGACGTCAGCCGTTTCGCGGTCAGCGGTGACGGGAAGCGGCTCGCGATCGTCCACCACGGCAAGCTGTCCGTCGTCCCCTCCGACAGCCGGGTGCCCGCGGGCGACGACGACCACGACGACGCCGTGACCGTCGACCTCTCCCGCATCCGCCGCACCCTCGACCCGGCCGCCGAGTGGCGACAGATGTACGACGAGGCCGGCCGCATCATGCGGGACAACTTCTGGCGGGCCGACATGGGCGGCGTCGACTGGGACGGCGTCCTGGAGCGGTACCGGCCGGCCCTGGAGCGCGTGGCGACCCACGACGACCTCATCGACCTGCTCTGGGAGATCCAGGGCGAGCTGGGCACCTCCCACGCCTATGTCACCCCGCCCGGCGGCTGGCGCGACGAGGCGGCCCGGCAGGGGCTGCTCGGCGCGGACCTCTCCCGTGCGGAGGACGGCAGCTGGCGCATCGACCGCGTACTGCCCTCCGAGACCTCGGACCCGGCGGCCCGCTCGCCGCTCGCCGCGCCCGGCGTCGCCGTCCGGACCGGGGACGCGATCCTGGCCGTCGACGGGCACCCCGTCGACCCGCTGACGGGGCCCGCGCCGCTGCTCACCGGCTCGGCCGGCAAGCCCGTCGAGCTGACCGTTTCCCCGGCCGACGGCGGCGACCGGCGCCATGTCGTCGTCGTACCCGTCGCCGACGAGGAGGCGCTGCGCTACCACGCGTGGGTCGCCGGCCGGCGGGCGTACGTGCACGAGCGGTCCGGGGGGCGCCTCGGCTACCTCCACGTCCCCGACATGGTCGGTGGCGGCTGGGCCCAGATCCACCGCGACCTGCGCACCGAGATGGCGCGCGAGGGCCTGGTCGTGGACGTCCGGGAGAACCGGGGCGGCCACACCTCGCAGCTCGTCGTGGAGAAGCTGGCCCGCCGCATCGTGGGCTGGGACCTGCCGCGCGACATGCGTCCGTACAGCTACCCGGGCGACGCGCCGCGCGGGCCGGTCGTGGCCGTCGCGAACGAGTTCTCCGGCTCGGACGGCGACATCGTGAACGCCGCGATCAAGGCCCTGAAGATCGGGCCCGTGGTCGGCGTGCGCACCTGGGGCGGCGTGATCGGCATCGACAGCCGCTACCGGCTGGTCGACGGCACGCTGGTCACCCAGCCGAAGTACGCGTTCTGGCTGGAGGGGTACGGGTGGGGCGTCGAGAACCACGGCGTCGATCCGGACGTGGAGGTCGTGATGACGCCTCGGGACCACGCGGAGGGGCGTGACCCTCAGCTGGACGAGGCGATCCGTCTGGCGCTGGAGTCGCTGGAGCGGGTCCCGGCGAAGGCGGCACCGGAGCTGCCGGGCCTTCCGGGGTGA
- a CDS encoding 16S rRNA (uracil(1498)-N(3))-methyltransferase: protein MTAPVFVVEQLPDAPEFVLDGPEGRHAVSVKRLRTGEEVVLTDGRGRWAPGAVRAAEGKDRLVVGLEPVREEPRPAVRITVVQALPKGDRGEVAVETMTETGADGIVPWQAARCITQWKGDRGLKSLAKWRNTAREAGKQSRRVLFPDVADLATTKQVAALLAAADFAAVLHEDRDYDSEPLATVALPDAGEIVLVVGPEGGVSPDELAAFAAAGARTCRLGPTVLRTSTAGTAAAALLLGRTGRWS from the coding sequence GTGACGGCACCCGTCTTCGTCGTCGAACAGCTGCCGGACGCGCCCGAGTTCGTCCTCGACGGGCCCGAGGGGCGGCACGCGGTCTCCGTGAAGCGCCTGCGCACCGGCGAGGAGGTCGTCCTGACGGACGGCCGCGGCCGGTGGGCCCCGGGCGCCGTGCGGGCCGCCGAGGGCAAGGACCGGCTCGTCGTCGGCCTGGAACCGGTGCGTGAGGAGCCGCGCCCCGCCGTCCGGATCACCGTCGTCCAGGCCCTGCCCAAGGGGGACCGGGGCGAGGTCGCCGTGGAGACGATGACCGAGACCGGCGCCGACGGGATCGTGCCGTGGCAGGCGGCGCGCTGCATCACCCAGTGGAAGGGCGACCGCGGCCTCAAGTCCCTGGCGAAGTGGCGCAACACGGCCCGGGAGGCGGGCAAGCAGTCCCGCCGGGTGCTGTTCCCGGACGTGGCGGACCTGGCCACCACCAAGCAGGTCGCGGCCCTGCTGGCCGCGGCGGACTTCGCGGCCGTGCTGCACGAGGACCGCGACTACGACAGCGAGCCGCTGGCCACCGTCGCCCTGCCCGACGCGGGCGAGATCGTGCTGGTCGTCGGACCCGAGGGAGGTGTGTCCCCGGACGAGCTGGCCGCGTTCGCCGCCGCCGGGGCCCGCACCTGCCGGCTCGGCCCCACGGTCCTGCGTACCTCCACGGCGGGTACCGCGGCGGCGGCGCTGCTGCTGGGACGCACGGGGCGCTGGTCGTAA
- a CDS encoding nitronate monooxygenase, whose product MSSALTDLCRYPIVQAPMAGGPSCPQLAAAVSEAGGLGFLAGGYRTADGIRDEIGQMRALTGQPFGVNLFMPQHNPADPAVLDAYGDRLAGEAACYETALGDPGTGGDDFYEDKLAVLLDTPVPVVSFTFGCPSRDTLDAFAAAGTYTVVTVTSPEEAQAAQWAGADAVCAQGTEAGGHRSTFEDDPATEDGGTGLLSLVTQVRETVQIPVVAAGGLMRGSQIAAVLAAGADAAQLGTAFLACPESGAHALHKQALTNPLFVRTTLTRAFSGRPARGLVNRFVREHGPYAPAAYPQVHHMTSVLRRAAARAGDAQGMALWAGQGHRMVRELPAGRLVRLLAEELDAARTAVSTRSTQ is encoded by the coding sequence ATGTCCTCCGCGCTGACCGATCTCTGCCGGTATCCGATCGTGCAGGCCCCCATGGCCGGCGGTCCCTCCTGCCCGCAGCTCGCCGCGGCCGTCTCCGAGGCCGGCGGGCTCGGCTTCCTGGCCGGCGGATACCGGACGGCGGACGGCATCCGCGACGAGATCGGGCAGATGCGCGCCCTGACCGGGCAGCCCTTCGGCGTCAACCTCTTCATGCCGCAGCACAATCCGGCCGATCCCGCCGTCCTGGACGCCTACGGCGACCGGCTCGCGGGCGAGGCCGCCTGTTACGAGACGGCGCTCGGCGACCCCGGCACCGGCGGCGACGACTTCTACGAGGACAAGCTCGCCGTCCTCCTCGACACCCCGGTCCCGGTCGTCTCCTTCACCTTCGGCTGTCCCTCGCGCGACACCCTCGACGCCTTCGCCGCGGCCGGTACGTACACCGTCGTCACGGTCACCTCGCCCGAGGAGGCCCAGGCCGCCCAGTGGGCCGGGGCCGACGCCGTCTGCGCCCAGGGCACCGAGGCGGGCGGCCACCGCTCCACCTTCGAGGACGACCCCGCGACCGAGGACGGCGGGACCGGGCTGCTGAGCCTGGTGACCCAGGTCCGCGAGACCGTGCAGATACCGGTCGTCGCCGCCGGCGGCCTGATGCGCGGCTCCCAGATCGCCGCCGTGCTCGCGGCGGGCGCCGACGCCGCCCAGCTCGGCACCGCCTTCCTGGCCTGCCCGGAGTCCGGCGCCCACGCGCTGCACAAACAGGCCCTGACCAACCCGCTGTTCGTCCGGACCACCCTGACCAGGGCGTTCTCCGGTCGCCCGGCGCGCGGTCTGGTCAACCGCTTCGTGCGCGAGCACGGGCCGTACGCCCCCGCCGCCTACCCGCAGGTCCACCACATGACCTCCGTGCTGCGCAGGGCGGCCGCGCGGGCCGGGGACGCGCAGGGCATGGCGCTGTGGGCCGGGCAGGGCCACCGGATGGTCCGCGAGCTGCCCGCCGGCCGGCTGGTCCGGCTGCTCGCCGAGGAACTGGACGCCGCACGGACGGCAGTGAGCACAAGGAGTACACAGTGA
- the dnaJ gene encoding molecular chaperone DnaJ — translation MATDYYAVLGVRRDASQDEIKKAFRRLARELHPDVNPDPKTQERFKEINAAYEVLSDAQKKQVYDLGGDPLSQSGGGGAGGFGQGGFGNFSDIMDAFFGTSSQRGPRSRTRRGQDAMIRLEIDLAEATFGTTKDIQVDTAVVCTTCSGEGAAPGTSAQTCDMCRGRGEVSQVTRSFLGQVMTSRPCPQCQGFGTVVPTPCPECAGDGRIRSRRTLTVKIPAGVDNGTRIQLAGEGEVGPGGGPAGDLYVEIHELPHAVFQRRGDDLHCTVTIPMTAAALGTKVPLETLDGLEEVDIRPGTQSGQSVPLHGRGITHLRGGGRGDLIVHVEVMTPTKMDPEQERLLRELAKLRGEERPTGQFQPGQQGLFSRLKDAFNGR, via the coding sequence GTGGCCACGGACTACTACGCCGTACTCGGCGTGCGCCGCGACGCTTCCCAGGACGAGATCAAGAAGGCCTTCCGGAGGCTCGCCCGCGAGCTGCACCCGGACGTGAACCCCGATCCGAAGACCCAGGAGCGGTTCAAGGAGATCAACGCCGCCTACGAGGTGCTGTCGGACGCCCAGAAGAAGCAGGTCTACGACCTCGGCGGCGACCCCCTCTCCCAGTCGGGGGGCGGCGGCGCCGGCGGCTTCGGCCAGGGCGGCTTCGGCAACTTCTCCGACATCATGGACGCGTTCTTCGGTACGTCGTCGCAGCGCGGGCCCCGCTCGCGCACCCGGCGCGGCCAGGACGCCATGATCCGGCTGGAGATCGACCTCGCCGAGGCGACCTTCGGCACCACCAAGGACATCCAGGTCGACACGGCCGTCGTCTGTACGACGTGCAGCGGCGAGGGGGCGGCCCCCGGCACCTCCGCGCAGACGTGTGACATGTGCCGCGGCCGCGGTGAGGTCTCGCAGGTCACCCGGTCCTTCCTGGGCCAGGTCATGACCTCGCGGCCCTGCCCGCAGTGCCAGGGCTTCGGTACGGTCGTGCCGACCCCCTGCCCGGAGTGCGCCGGCGACGGCCGCATCCGCTCGCGGCGCACGCTGACCGTGAAGATCCCCGCCGGTGTCGACAACGGCACCCGGATCCAGCTCGCGGGCGAGGGCGAGGTCGGCCCCGGCGGCGGCCCCGCCGGTGACCTCTACGTCGAGATCCACGAGCTGCCGCACGCGGTGTTCCAGCGCCGCGGCGACGACCTGCACTGCACGGTCACCATCCCCATGACGGCGGCGGCCCTCGGCACCAAGGTGCCGTTGGAGACGCTGGACGGACTGGAGGAGGTCGACATCCGGCCGGGCACCCAGTCCGGCCAGTCCGTCCCGCTGCACGGGCGCGGCATCACCCACCTGCGGGGCGGCGGGCGCGGCGACCTGATCGTGCACGTCGAGGTGATGACCCCGACGAAGATGGACCCCGAGCAGGAACGCCTCCTGCGCGAACTGGCCAAGTTGCGCGGCGAGGAGCGGCCCACCGGCCAGTTCCAGCCGGGCCAGCAGGGTCTGTTCTCGCGCCTGAAGGACGCCTTCAACGGCCGCTGA
- the hrcA gene encoding heat-inducible transcriptional repressor HrcA: MLSERRLEVLRAIVQDYVGTEEPVGSKALTERHKLGVSPATVRNDMAVLEDEGFIAQPHTSAGRIPTDKGYRLFVDKLAGVKPLSSPERRAIQNFLDGAVDLDDVVGRTVRLLAQLTRQVAVVQYPSLTRSTVRHVELLSLAPARLMLVLITDTGRVEQRLVDCPAPFGETSLADLRARLNSRVVGRRFADVPQLVQDLPESFESEDRGTVSTVLSILLETLVEETEERLMIGGTSNLTRFGHDFPVMIRPVLEALEEQVVLLKLLGEAKDSGMTVRIGHENAHEGLNSTSVVAVGYGSGDEAVAKLGVVGPTRMDYPGTMGAVRAVARYVGQILAES; this comes from the coding sequence ATGCTCAGCGAACGCAGACTCGAAGTGCTGCGCGCCATCGTCCAGGACTACGTCGGTACCGAGGAGCCCGTCGGCTCCAAGGCGCTCACGGAGCGGCACAAGCTGGGGGTCTCCCCGGCCACCGTCCGCAACGACATGGCGGTGCTCGAGGACGAGGGCTTCATCGCCCAGCCCCACACCAGCGCGGGGCGCATCCCGACGGACAAGGGCTACCGGCTCTTCGTCGACAAGCTCGCGGGCGTCAAGCCCCTCTCGTCGCCGGAGCGCCGCGCCATCCAGAACTTCCTCGACGGCGCGGTCGACCTCGACGACGTCGTGGGCCGGACCGTACGGCTGCTCGCGCAGCTGACCCGGCAGGTCGCCGTCGTGCAGTACCCCTCGCTGACCCGTTCGACGGTGCGGCACGTGGAACTGCTGTCCCTGGCCCCGGCGCGGCTGATGCTCGTGCTGATCACGGACACCGGCCGGGTCGAACAGCGGCTGGTCGACTGCCCGGCGCCGTTCGGTGAGACCTCACTCGCCGATCTGCGGGCCCGGCTCAACAGCCGGGTGGTGGGACGCCGTTTCGCGGACGTCCCGCAGCTGGTGCAGGACCTGCCGGAATCCTTCGAGAGCGAGGACCGGGGAACCGTGTCCACCGTCCTCTCGATCCTGCTCGAAACCCTCGTCGAGGAGACGGAGGAGCGGCTGATGATCGGCGGCACCTCCAACCTCACCCGCTTCGGACACGACTTCCCGGTGATGATCCGGCCGGTGCTGGAAGCACTGGAGGAGCAGGTCGTGCTGCTGAAGCTGCTCGGCGAGGCCAAGGACTCGGGCATGACCGTACGCATCGGGCACGAGAACGCCCACGAGGGCCTCAACTCCACGTCCGTCGTCGCGGTCGGCTACGGTTCGGGCGACGAGGCAGTCGCCAAACTCGGCGTGGTCGGACCGACCCGCATGGACTACCCCGGAACGATGGGAGCGGTACGCGCAGTGGCACGTTACGTCGGACAGATCCTGGCGGAGTCGTAA